The segment CGGACAAGGTCGCGCTCATTATCTCGCGATAAATGTTCTTTATGAGCTTTGCGTTAAGTGGGCCTTTACTAAGCGCGCTTACCTTGTTTAACACTTCCCTCTCGCGCTCTGGAACGTAGAACTCCTTACTCTCGGCAAGCTTGGTCTTCCCGACCTCGACCGCTATCGAGGCGCGCTTATTTAGAAGCTTTACGAGCTCGACATCCAAAGAGTCGATACGCTTCCTTAACTGCTTGAGTTTTCCGCTGTTTTTCATGAGTTTATGGCCCTTAAGCCGTAAAAAATCAGCATAGATTATTTCAGGGCCGAAATCAATAGAAATATTAGGTTATTACGGGCTCTGGTTACTTGAATACCCCCATCTTCCGGAATTTATCGTAACGTCCGGAGACAAGGGCATCGGGGGAGAATTTAGATAGCGATTCTATCTCTTCGAGCAGCGCCTGCTTCAGGTTCTCTGAAGCCTCTTTCTGGTCCCTGTGCGCGCCGCCAAGGGGTTCTTTCACGATTTTGTCTATTATGCCAAGTTCGAGGAGCTCGGAAGCCTCCATCTTAAGGGCCTTTGCAGCCTCGTCGGCCTTTGAGCCGTCCTTCCAGAGTATTGCCGCGCAGCCCTCCGGCGATATGACCGAATAGGTCGAGTACTCGAACATCAATACCTTATTAGCCACCCCTATGGCCAGGGCCCCTCCGCTTCCGCCCTCGCCTATGATAGCGCTAACGACCGGCACCCTAAGCTTCGACATCACAAGAAGGTTCCTTGCAATGGCCTCGCTCTGCCCTCTTTCCTCTGCCTCTATGTCAGGGGCAGCGCCGGGGGTGTCAATGAGCGTAACAAGCGGCCTGTTAAACCTGTCGGCAAGCTCCATCAACCGGAGCGCCTTTCTGTAGCCCTCGGGGTGCGGCATGCCGTAGTTCCTTCTTACGCGCTCCTTTGTGGTTCGGCCCTTTTGCTGGCCGATTATCACCACAGCCGTTCCGCCAATCCTTCCGAGCCCGCCGACAATCGCCGGATCGTCCTTATAGAGGCGGTCGCCGTGGAGCTCGATGAACTCATCGGTCATGTTCTCGATGTGATTTAGCGTGTACGGCCGCTGCGGATGCCTGGCAACGAGCGTTACCTGCCAGGGAGTGAGACTTGAGAATATCTTTTTCTTAAGCGCGGCGCTTTCCTTCTCGAGCTTTTTTATCTCAGAGCCGTTGTCAGCGCCCTCTTCGTCCTGCGCCTTCTTGAGCGCGGCTATCTCGGCCTCGATATCGTCTATGGGTTTCTCGAACTCGCGTGAATGAAGCTTTGTCATATCCCTCCGTAAATATCTCTACGAGAACTCTACTACCGTTCCCTCTATTGTTTTCTTTATCTCTGTAACGGCGTCGTCGTCCGGGTTTATCTTGAACTCATCCGAGAGCCCGATAATCACCTCTCTTGAGTCCGGATACAAAAGATGCAAAAACACCGGAGACTTCCCGGGCCTCGATTCGAG is part of the Deltaproteobacteria bacterium genome and harbors:
- a CDS encoding acetyl-CoA carboxylase carboxyltransferase subunit alpha — encoded protein: MTKLHSREFEKPIDDIEAEIAALKKAQDEEGADNGSEIKKLEKESAALKKKIFSSLTPWQVTLVARHPQRPYTLNHIENMTDEFIELHGDRLYKDDPAIVGGLGRIGGTAVVIIGQQKGRTTKERVRRNYGMPHPEGYRKALRLMELADRFNRPLVTLIDTPGAAPDIEAEERGQSEAIARNLLVMSKLRVPVVSAIIGEGGSGGALAIGVANKVLMFEYSTYSVISPEGCAAILWKDGSKADEAAKALKMEASELLELGIIDKIVKEPLGGAHRDQKEASENLKQALLEEIESLSKFSPDALVSGRYDKFRKMGVFK